The following coding sequences are from one Bacteroidales bacterium window:
- a CDS encoding T9SS type A sorting domain-containing protein: protein MKKTTLFFLFVVVWLGLKAQVCLNGQLDNTDEMREIRTIQIPTKDGILLSTDIYLPILQDCVLVPVDINGQSYMIELIARGTQYVVYDTVTEISSFQLPVILSRTPYDKSSDKVMGSIFSIFGYAFIYQDMRGRYASEGMYFPMYSDGWEKYSYHPQLTLPMDPYPISDPSNTLHHTDGRDVLFYIRDSLKREYDINNDGLKESFLISNGKIGMFGASALGNSQFQAAASIPFTQQNPLSCLMPLVATGEHFNTTLFNNGVFRYSLVDGWLRGQLSVLDESMNDLDTSYSNTIHTPKDYGYQNFQELTDSLLSFMLEKKNGFMFSGSYPTSFLAKDLDISKAPINNNGESDSSGTISRYYNMNVPVYHLTGWWDIFIDGQIETFNRIRATYPHLKHVLVIGPWAHQTITTRKTGDITYPENVTYLLKVSFDEFEQGQLPLDRIYSSELLGWFRTHLGGEPYFFIPASTRWQDLGGILIRIPSRNYYTPYYRFLNFLGGKEALPNIPCELKLGSNIIETYVPINQLENPIFQFDHSIVPFNPTRFDSLPPVRLYITGPDNDPYNQKVGNYWVGVDSFPLKQGVSFMYLYLHGNRYISTLPPFAEEGVLSYNSNPHDPVITVGGNNMIPEVPGGGKKSQGSINLANPQYAPYTMNRNDVLAFETSPLLDTLVVVGFPEAAVYVKGYHGVSSYINFDVMMRIIDVYPDGREMFVTEGTVNVRARDYAQAIVDHGDPDQAVFSNALQDTYYYLKFRLLPMGHIFGRNHKIKILLSSSNYPRYQSNPHIPLNSGEFFLWKPGDTSGYVFQGIRYHALPAQITYRFSPDYPSYIRLPIVNNFTTILSQRNDQSLRRVQVYPNPVKDKLFVIAEQSEVELQSIDGKLIYRSFSEDKVELSLAGLSKGVYVLKIKKLPTSAIEVFKIIKN, encoded by the coding sequence ATGAAAAAAACAACATTATTTTTCCTGTTTGTTGTTGTGTGGCTTGGTCTGAAAGCTCAAGTTTGCCTGAATGGTCAACTCGATAATACTGATGAGATGCGCGAAATTAGAACCATACAGATACCTACGAAGGATGGAATTTTGTTGTCAACAGATATCTATTTGCCCATATTGCAAGATTGTGTTTTGGTACCTGTAGATATAAATGGACAGAGCTACATGATCGAGCTGATTGCAAGAGGAACCCAGTACGTTGTTTATGATACGGTAACTGAAATTTCATCTTTTCAGCTTCCTGTCATTTTAAGTCGAACGCCATATGATAAATCTTCCGACAAGGTGATGGGAAGCATTTTTTCCATCTTTGGCTATGCTTTTATTTATCAAGATATGCGAGGAAGGTATGCAAGTGAGGGTATGTATTTTCCTATGTATAGCGATGGATGGGAGAAATATTCTTACCATCCTCAGCTAACTTTACCCATGGATCCATATCCAATTTCTGATCCATCCAATACCTTGCATCATACTGATGGTCGTGATGTGTTGTTTTACATTCGAGATAGCCTTAAAAGAGAATATGATATAAACAACGATGGTCTTAAAGAATCTTTTCTAATCAGCAATGGGAAGATCGGAATGTTTGGTGCATCGGCTTTGGGTAATTCACAGTTTCAGGCGGCTGCATCTATTCCATTTACTCAACAAAACCCATTATCTTGTCTGATGCCCCTTGTTGCAACGGGTGAACATTTTAATACGACTTTGTTTAATAATGGAGTGTTTAGATATTCTTTAGTGGATGGTTGGCTTCGTGGTCAATTGTCGGTCCTAGATGAAAGCATGAATGATCTTGATACTTCTTATAGTAATACTATTCATACACCAAAGGATTATGGTTATCAGAATTTCCAAGAATTAACTGACAGTTTGCTTTCTTTTATGTTGGAGAAAAAAAACGGATTTATGTTTTCAGGATCATATCCAACAAGTTTTCTCGCAAAAGACTTGGATATTTCAAAGGCACCAATTAATAATAATGGAGAAAGTGACTCTTCTGGTACTATTAGTCGTTATTATAATATGAATGTACCTGTTTACCACCTGACAGGATGGTGGGATATTTTTATAGATGGGCAAATAGAAACGTTTAACCGTATAAGGGCTACTTATCCTCATTTAAAGCATGTTCTTGTTATTGGTCCATGGGCTCATCAGACCATTACTACTAGAAAAACTGGTGATATTACCTATCCTGAAAACGTAACTTATTTGCTCAAAGTAAGTTTCGATGAATTTGAGCAAGGACAACTGCCATTGGATCGGATTTATAGTTCTGAGCTTTTGGGGTGGTTTCGCACACACTTGGGGGGTGAACCTTATTTCTTTATTCCAGCATCGACTCGATGGCAAGATCTTGGAGGTATCCTGATCAGAATACCATCAAGAAATTATTATACGCCGTATTATCGCTTTTTGAATTTTCTTGGAGGTAAGGAAGCTTTGCCGAATATTCCTTGTGAATTGAAGTTAGGAAGTAATATCATTGAGACATATGTTCCTATAAATCAGCTTGAAAATCCTATTTTTCAGTTCGATCATTCTATTGTTCCGTTCAATCCTACACGTTTTGATTCATTACCTCCAGTGCGTTTATATATTACGGGACCAGATAATGATCCATATAATCAAAAAGTCGGAAATTATTGGGTTGGAGTTGATTCCTTTCCTTTAAAGCAGGGTGTTAGTTTTATGTATTTATATTTACATGGTAATCGATATATATCGACATTACCTCCTTTCGCAGAGGAGGGTGTGTTGAGTTATAATAGCAATCCTCATGATCCTGTAATTACCGTAGGTGGAAATAACATGATTCCAGAAGTGCCAGGAGGCGGAAAAAAATCTCAAGGCTCCATCAATCTAGCAAATCCACAATATGCTCCTTATACCATGAATCGAAACGATGTTCTAGCTTTTGAAACATCTCCATTGCTTGATACCTTGGTGGTCGTAGGTTTTCCTGAGGCTGCAGTCTATGTTAAAGGTTATCATGGAGTTTCATCCTATATTAATTTCGATGTCATGATGCGAATTATTGATGTTTATCCAGATGGTAGAGAGATGTTTGTTACAGAAGGAACTGTTAACGTTAGAGCAAGGGATTATGCTCAGGCAATAGTAGATCATGGTGATCCGGATCAAGCAGTTTTTTCCAATGCCCTGCAAGATACTTATTATTACTTAAAATTTAGACTTCTCCCGATGGGACATATTTTTGGGAGAAATCACAAAATCAAAATATTGCTCAGTAGCAGTAATTATCCTAGATATCAGTCCAATCCACACATTCCCCTTAATTCGGGAGAATTTTTTCTTTGGAAACCTGGTGATACATCAGGTTATGTGTTTCAAGGAATACGTTACCACGCTTTGCCAGCACAAATAACATATCGATTTTCACCTGATTACCCATCCTACATCCGTTTGCCTATAGTGAATAATTTTACCACCATCTTGTCTCAGCGAAACGATCAAAGTCTTAGGCGTGTTCAGGTATACCCTAATCCTGTTAAAGATAAGTTATTTGTCATAGCTGAACAATCTGAAGTCGAACTTCAGTCAATTGATGGAAAATTGATTTATCGAAGTTTTTCAGAGGATAAAGTTGAGCTTTCTCTGGCAGGCCTGAGTAAAGGTGTCTATGTTTTGAAAATAAAAAAATTACCCACCTCCGCCATAGAAGTTTTTAAAATTATTAAAAACTAA